The following coding sequences are from one Eucalyptus grandis isolate ANBG69807.140 chromosome 11, ASM1654582v1, whole genome shotgun sequence window:
- the LOC120289448 gene encoding cucurbitadienol 11-hydroxylase-like, which produces MTDMSREKFLTEDSVVKLLFGLLFVSFDSLSTTLTLALMFLEENPKALQELTDEHETIIKQREVSDSSITWEEYKSMPFTLHVIHESLRLGNISPGLLRRTKSDVEWNGYTIPAGWGVLIATSAFHLDPETYEDPTTFNPWRWKECESDTMLKNFMPFGWGMKQCAGAEYARVFLATFLHVLVTKYRYIKLKRDEIRRNPILDLGEGLHIKVMER; this is translated from the exons ATGACAGATATGAGCAGAGAGAAATTCTTAACGGAGGATTCGGTGGTGAAGCTTTTGTTTGGGCTTCTTTTTGTCAGCTTCGATTCTCTTTCGACGACGTTGACATTAGCTCTAATGTTCCTCGAAGAGAATCCTAAAGCATTGCAAGAACTCACC GATGAGCACGAGACCATAATAAAGCAAAGAGAAGTCTCGGACTCCTCGATCACGTGGGAAGAGTACAAGTCGATGCCTTTCACTCTTCAT GTAATACATGAATCGCTAAGGTTGGGAAACATCTCACCTGGACTGTTGAGGAGGACAAAAAGCGATGTGGAATGGAACG GATACACGATTCCCGCGGGCTGGGGAGTTTTGATAGCCACTTCTGCTTTCCACTTGGATCCCGAGACATATGAAGATCCTACCACGTTCAATCCGTGGCGCTGGAAG GAATGCGAATCGGATACCATGCTGAAGaatttcatgccttttggatggGGAATGAAACAATGTGCCGGAGCGGAGTACGCGAGAGTTTTCTTGGCGACTTTTCTGCACGTCTTGGTCACGAAATACAG ATACATAAAGCTCAAGAGAGATGAAATTCGCCGAAATCCAATTCTAGACCTCGGGGAAGGCTTGCACATCAAGGTCATGGAAAGATAG